One stretch of Plodia interpunctella isolate USDA-ARS_2022_Savannah chromosome 10, ilPloInte3.2, whole genome shotgun sequence DNA includes these proteins:
- the LOC128673004 gene encoding uncharacterized protein LOC128673004: protein MEWYTTKCGKYRIESLSAATFPGALEVIRIAFCQDESVSIGCEVNKNPVAAEELLELCADAALDGVSLVAVETSTGHVVAVAFNKIQVATSSEKPFFEIFAEERCTQASSRALISYMADVDGRCNLFDKYKVDCSLEIMFLATLKEHRNNQLGTHLCRISIDLARRLKNGPVSKMSLQDLGGKFSKMAERSLPSVYPKICQAIWTGAGTQNIGKKLNFTVHLAVPFTEFVYNGKSYAERLGDESAFCEVVALAL, encoded by the exons ATGGAGTGGTATACAACGAAATGTG GAAAATACAGAATAGAATCTCTGTCAGCTGCTACTTTCCCGGGCGCGTTGGAG GTAATAAGGATAGCATTTTGCCAAGACGAATCAGTTTCAATAGGGTGTGAAGTGAACAAGAATCCGGTAGCTGCAGAAGAGCTTTTGGAGCTGTGTGCAGACGCTGCGCTGGATGGAGTGTCCCTGGTCGCCGTGGAAACCAGCACTGGACATGTTGTGGCTGTAgcttttaacaaaatacag gtTGCAACGTCCTCTGAAAAACcatttttcgaaatttttgCCGAAGAACGATGCACGCAAGCGTCTTCACGTGCCTTGATAAGCTATATGGCCGATGTAGACGGGAGATGCAATCTATTCGATAa GTACAAAGTGGACTGCAGCTTGGAAATCATGTTTCTGGCTACATTAAAGGAGCACAGAAATAATCAACTAGGAACACATTTATGTAGAATTTCAATAGATTTAGCTAGACGATTAAAAAACGGTCCGGTATCCAAAATGTCGTTGCAGGATTTAGGCgggaaattttcaaaaatggcgGAGAGGTCGTTGCCAAGTGTGTATCCAAAGATCTGCCAAGCTATATGGACGGGGGCGGGCACGCAGAATATAGGaaagaaattaaactttactGTGCATTTGGCTGTTCCTTTCACAGAATTTGTGTACAACGGGAAGTCGTATGCAGAGAGATTGGGAGATGAGTCTGCATTCTGCGAAGTTGTTGCTTTAGctctttaa